A region of Schistosoma mansoni strain Puerto Rico chromosome 1, complete genome DNA encodes the following proteins:
- a CDS encoding putative amine GPCR, with the protein MFGDNSVIPSVYYIFASIADISGVLFNIFTLIFISFTNLGSKSSTILFCTQCGFDGLACFFAIITLFTSVDIGNYNDWFAVFLCRIWISEYWTKLIELLNVSNLMWISIDRFCAVYLQIKYKAFQKYELFICYTFILCNAILTPIPFIFTVKHDNDTCNITDLAYDSQFANFLVFNWFVFAYIIPSVVMITCYSRVYCIIKHSVVQSQANNSSSFTTECSTQIGNTSTFSQLQTSTHKSASKPSSSLRQVQSVLLSITLMCSLFVLSHSYYHIYSLLSLFGAIEYQAISLQRRLSVFFTVINSSLNPIILLLSSQKLRRRLNKFFRKFCFKMKFSKNSNTVISTIDSNTKTSGD; encoded by the coding sequence ATGTTTGGTGATAATAGTGTAATACCATcggtttattatatttttgccAGTATAGCTGATATTAGTGGAgtattattcaatatatttacATTGATCTTTATATCATTTACAAATTTAGGTTCAAAATCTTCTACCATCCTATTTTGTACACAATGTGGTTTCGATGGATTAGCTTGTTTTTTTGCAATCATTACATTATTTACAAGTGTGGATATTGGCAATTATAATGATTGGTTTGCTGTATTTTTATGTCGTATATGGATTTCTGAATATTGGACCAAATTAATTGAATTGTTGAATGTATCCAATTTAATGTGGATAAGTATTGATCGATTCTGTGCTGTTTATctacaaataaaatataaagctTTTCAAAAATATGAACTTTTCATATGTTATACATTTATATTATGTAATGCAATTTTAACTCCTATACCATTTATATTTACAGTGAAACATGACAATGATACTTGTAATATCACTGATTTAGCCTATGATTCACAGTTTGCAAACTTTCTTGTTTTCAATTGGTTTGTATTTGCTTATATAATCCCTTCAGTAGTAATGATTACTTGTTATTCTCGAGTATACTGCATTATCAAACATTCGGTAGTACAATCTCAAGCTAATAATTCTTCATCATTTACAACTGAATGTAGTACGCAGATTGGGAATACTTCAACATTTTCACAACTCCAAACATCAACCCATAAATCAGCATCAAAACCATCTTCATCTCTGAGACAGGTTCAATCCGTTCTACTAAGTATAACATTGATGTgtagtttatttgttttaagtCATTCATACtatcatatttattcattattaagtTTGTTTGGTGCAATAGAATACCAAGCTATATCATTACAAAGACGTTTATCAGTATTTTTCACTGTTATTAACAGTTCTTTAAAtccaattattttattattgtcaAGTCAAAAATTAAGAAGAAGATTAAATAAATTCTTTcgtaaattttgttttaaaatgaagTTTTCAAAGAATTCTAATACAGTAATAAGTACAATAGATAGTAATACAAAAACTTCTGGAGACTAA